In Terriglobus aquaticus, the genomic window CGTAAGGAGCTGCAGTCTAGCTGCGTTAGCGGACGCGGGCCACCGGCTCGCCGTGCCGCATTTCATCGGCGCCGGCACCGAAAACGCGCGTCGCCTCGAAATTGCGCAGCTTCCAGGAGCCGTCCGGCTCGCGGCTGTACACGCGTGTGTAGCGGAAGGTGCCAGTCAGCGGATTGCTGTCGAGCTTGCCGGTTACGTCTGCCGTGGTCACCACGACGGCCGACGACGCCTGAATGCGCACCTTGCGATCCGTGATGTCGATGCGGGTGAACTGGTGTTCGTGCCTGCCGATGCGGCGCAGGTACTGCTGCTTGTCAGACAGCGTGCCGTTCGCCGAGATGCCGAGGAAGTCGTCGGCCAGGATCTTGTCCAGGGCCCCGGTGTCCGCACCGAGCAGAGCGGTCCGCATCTGGTCGTCAATGCGCAGGATCTGCTGCTGATCGGCGTGCCCGGGCCGATGGGGACGCATGCTCATGCCGTGTGCAGCAACCCCGCACAGCACCAGCAGCGCCGGGCACAGGAGCACCAGGCGGAGCAGCGGTGTGAAAGCGGGTTGGGAGCGAAGCTTCCCCATGGCGTAACGCATCGTACGTCGGTTCCACGCGGCGCGTCAAAGACCAATTCGTGGGATGTCGAATTCCTAACCTGAGCGGTGCTTATTTCACTTCGACGAGTGTTTCTGCCGTGCGCTCGCGAACCTTGCGGTAAAGCCCGTTGGTGGCGTAATCGTCGAAATGCTGCGAGGTGCGGTGGGCTTCCAGGGCGTCGGCGTCGCGGTACTGCTCATAGATCACGACCGTGTTTGGATCGCTTTCCACGTAGTGCGTCACGTAATTCACGCAGCCGGGCTCCTGCCGCGATGCCGCGCCCAGATTGCGCAGCAATTCGCGGATGGTGCTCTGGTCCTCTGGCGCAAACTTCATTCGAACCGTAAACGAGATCATTCAAACCTCAGAGAAAAGTGGTGCAGTTGTTCCAAACAGGCGGGGAGCGAACTAGCCGCCTGTTGCCTCCGTAAATGCGGGGACACTGTAGGTCTCGTCCCGGTCGGGGCCGGTGCTGACCATGCCGATGCGTGCTCCCGAATGCTTTTGGATGAAGTCCAGGTAGTTCTGCGCCGCCTTGGGTAGGTCATCGACGGACTTTGCGCCGACAGTGCTCGACTTCCAGCCCGGCAGCTCCTCGTAGATTGGCTCGATCTTGTTGAATCCAGGCATGTCGGCCGGGATCAGATCGGTCTCTTCGCCGTCGATGCGGTAATGCGTGCAGACCTTGATGGTGTCGAGCGTGTCCAGCACGTCCAGCTTGGTGATGACCAGCCACTCCGTGCCGTTGATCATGTTGCTGTAGCGGAGCAGCGGAAGGTCGAGCCAGCCGCAGCGGCGCGGACGACCGGTGGTGGCGCCAAACTCCTGCCCGCGCTCGCGCAGCTCTTCGCCGGCACTGGTGCGGTCCTCGGTTGGGAACGGGCCCTCGCCGACGCGGGTCACGTAGGCCTTGGTCACACCGATAACCATGCCCACGCTGGTGGGTCCAATGCCGGTGCCGATGACCGCTCCGCCCGCCGTGGCGCTGGACGAGGTGACGAACGGATAGGTGCCGTGATCGATGTCGAGCAGCGCGCCCTGTGAGCCTTCAAACATAACGGACTGGCCGTTGCGGATGGCGTCGTTCAGCAACACCGCCGTGTCGGTGACGTAGGGCGCAATCTGGTCGGCGTAGCGGGCGTACTCCTCGTAGATCTTGACCGGGTTCAGCGGCTCGGTGCCGAAGAGCGCGTGCGCGATCTGGTTCTTCTCGTGGCAGGCGTTCGTGATGTGTGTGCGCAGCAGAGCCGAGTTCAGCAGGTCGACGACGCGAAGGCCGTTGCGGTGGACCTTGTCCTCGTAGGCCGGGCCGATGCCGCGACGGGTGGTGCCGATCTTGGTGCGGCCCGGCGCGGTCTCTGCTGCCAGCTCGATCATGCGGTGGTAAGGCAGAATGACCTGGGCGCGATTGGAGACGAACAATTGGCCGTCGACCGGCAGGCCGTTCTGCTTCAGCATCGCGATTTCCTGCAGCAGGGCCGCAGGATCGACCACAACGCCGTTGCCGATGACGCCCTGGCCGCCGGGCCGCAGCAGGCCGCAGGGGATCAGATGCAGAACAAACTTCTTGCCTTCGATGATGACGGTGTGGCCGGCGTTATGTCCGCCCGCGTAGCGCGCCACCACCTGGTAGCGCTCGCTGAGCACGTCCACGATTTTGCCTTTGCCCTCATCGCCCCACTGGGCTCCAAGGACGACGGCGGTCTGCTTTCTGTTCACGAACGGTTCTCCCGAAACTTGCGTAAGAGGCGGTCCACAGGCTACCGACCGGCCTGGCAAAGGCGAAGGCCCGGCGAACTCCTACCTGCCCATTCTATACTTCGCCACGCGTGTCTCTTGCGACGCGCCGGTGGCCAGCGCATGACACGGGAAGAACTGAGCTTTGAGCTGTACGTGGTGCTGGGCAATGCGCTGCAC contains:
- a CDS encoding nuclear transport factor 2 family protein, whose protein sequence is MRYAMGKLRSQPAFTPLLRLVLLCPALLVLCGVAAHGMSMRPHRPGHADQQQILRIDDQMRTALLGADTGALDKILADDFLGISANGTLSDKQQYLRRIGRHEHQFTRIDITDRKVRIQASSAVVVTTADVTGKLDSNPLTGTFRYTRVYSREPDGSWKLRNFEATRVFGAGADEMRHGEPVARVR
- a CDS encoding putative quinol monooxygenase, translating into MISFTVRMKFAPEDQSTIRELLRNLGAASRQEPGCVNYVTHYVESDPNTVVIYEQYRDADALEAHRTSQHFDDYATNGLYRKVRERTAETLVEVK
- a CDS encoding adenylosuccinate synthase produces the protein MNRKQTAVVLGAQWGDEGKGKIVDVLSERYQVVARYAGGHNAGHTVIIEGKKFVLHLIPCGLLRPGGQGVIGNGVVVDPAALLQEIAMLKQNGLPVDGQLFVSNRAQVILPYHRMIELAAETAPGRTKIGTTRRGIGPAYEDKVHRNGLRVVDLLNSALLRTHITNACHEKNQIAHALFGTEPLNPVKIYEEYARYADQIAPYVTDTAVLLNDAIRNGQSVMFEGSQGALLDIDHGTYPFVTSSSATAGGAVIGTGIGPTSVGMVIGVTKAYVTRVGEGPFPTEDRTSAGEELRERGQEFGATTGRPRRCGWLDLPLLRYSNMINGTEWLVITKLDVLDTLDTIKVCTHYRIDGEETDLIPADMPGFNKIEPIYEELPGWKSSTVGAKSVDDLPKAAQNYLDFIQKHSGARIGMVSTGPDRDETYSVPAFTEATGG